From a region of the Coffea arabica cultivar ET-39 chromosome 3e, Coffea Arabica ET-39 HiFi, whole genome shotgun sequence genome:
- the LOC113738077 gene encoding probable protein phosphatase 2C 34, with translation MVQFTTILSTLAKNISIRSGRKSRVGVGREAADTLAKEARKNEMMLTSSGIVNANRTSNMASAYSKKGKKGINQDRFIVWEEFGCQEDMIFCGIFDGHGPWGHLVAKTVRQLMPSFLLCNWQETLAQFVVKPDSDEFGSSDGRRCQFDIWKQSYFKACSAIDYQLAQLPGIDSFYSGSTALTIVRQGNLIVVANVGDSRAVLATTSDDGSLVPIQLTVDLKPNLPQESERITQSNGRICSCHDEPGVYRVWMPNGNTLEGPGLAISRAFGDYYIKDFGLISEPELTQRRITDRDQFAILATDGVWDVISNQEAVDIVSSTPEREESAKKLVESAVCAWKRKRPGIAMDDISAICLFFHDSCPSQEFDPLKLSKKLA, from the exons ATGGTGCAGTTTACCACTATCCTTTCAACTTTGGCAAAAAATATTTCTATTAGGAGTGGTAGAAAGAGTAGAGTTGGTGTTGGGAGGGAAGCCGCAGATACTTTGGCCAAGGaagcaagaaaaaatgaaatgatGTTGACTTCTTCTGGCATTGTCAATGCAAACAGGACCAGTAATATGGCTTCAGCTTATTCTAAGAAGGGGAAGAAAGGAATAAATCAGGATCGCTTTATTGTCTGGGAG GAGTTTGGATGCCAAGAGGACATGATATTCTGTGGCATTTTTGACGGGCATGGTCCTTGGGGACATCTTGTGGCCAAGACAGTGAGGCAATTGATGCCATCCTTTTTGCTGTGCAATTGGCAAGAAACTCTTGCTCAATTTGTCGTGAAACCTGATAGTGATGAATTTGGATCATCAGATGGACGCCGCTGCCAGTTTGACATATGGAAGCAGTCTTACTTCAAGGCTTGCTCAGCAATTGATTATCAACTTGCTCAGCTTCCAGGGATTGATTCTTTTTATAGTGGTTCAACAGCTTTGACAATTGTCAGACAG GGTAATCTCATTGTTGTTGCAAATGTTGGTGACTCTCGGGCTGTGTTGGCAACAACTTCTGATGATGGCAGCTTGGTTCCAATTCAGCTTACTGTTGACCTGAAGCCTAATTTACCTC AGGAAAGCGAGCGAATTACACAGTCAAATGGAAGGATATGTTCCTGTCATGATGAACCGGGGGTATACAGAGTTTGGATGCCAAATGGAAACACACTTGAAGGCCCTGGATTAGCAATATCAAGAGCCTTTGGTGACTACTACATCAAAGACTTTGGTCTAATTTCTGAACCAGAATTAACACAGAGAAGGATAACAGATAGAGATCAATTTGCCATTTTGGCAACAGATGGT GTGTGGGATGTCATCTCTAACCAAGAAGCTGTGGACATAGTATCTTCAACACCTGAAAGGGAAGAATCGGCTAAGAAGCTGGTAGAATCAGCAGTCTGTGCATGGAAACGCAAGAGACCAGGTATCGCAATGGATGACATATCAGCCATCTGCCTATTTTTTCACGACTCTTGTCCCTCACAAGAATT
- the LOC113738078 gene encoding CST complex subunit TEN1 isoform X3 gives MATSAVSFGALVTLEELVPSSSQFTQGASLRVTGKLQEYDIETAIASIVEGNASLKIDTQHLKVNLRIGSLYQFIGELLIDPSNQGSFCTSIIPDGTSALKQYMTLYITL, from the exons ATGGCAACATCTGCTGTAAGTTTTGGTGCGTTGGTGACTCTTGAGGAACTAGTTCCCTCCTCCTCACAATTCACGCAAGGAGCATCGCTTCGAGTTACTGGAAA GCTACAGGAGTATGACATAGAGACTGCAATTGCCTCAATTGTCGAAGGCAATGCTTCCTTAAAGATTGACACGCAACATTTGAAGGTCAATCTTCGCATAGGTTCCTTGTACCAGTTCATTGGAGAACTGCTTATTGACCCCAGCAATCAG GGGTCGTTTTGTACTTCTATCATACCCGATGGCACGTCTGCATTAAAGCAATACATGACTCTATATATTACGCTGTAA
- the LOC113738078 gene encoding CST complex subunit TEN1 isoform X4 — MATSAVSFGALVTLEELVPSSSQFTQGASLRVTGKLQEYDIETAIASIVEGNASLKIDTQHLKVNLRIGSLYQFIGELLIDPSNQIFSWVRYLDLQCQGGTRRAFQS, encoded by the exons ATGGCAACATCTGCTGTAAGTTTTGGTGCGTTGGTGACTCTTGAGGAACTAGTTCCCTCCTCCTCACAATTCACGCAAGGAGCATCGCTTCGAGTTACTGGAAA GCTACAGGAGTATGACATAGAGACTGCAATTGCCTCAATTGTCGAAGGCAATGCTTCCTTAAAGATTGACACGCAACATTTGAAGGTCAATCTTCGCATAGGTTCCTTGTACCAGTTCATTGGAGAACTGCTTATTGACCCCAGCAATCAG ATATTTTCATGGGTTCGGTACTTGGATTTGCAATGTCAAGGAGGCACAAGGCGGGCATTCCAGTCCTAG
- the LOC113738078 gene encoding CST complex subunit TEN1 isoform X1: MATSAVSFGALVTLEELVPSSSQFTQGASLRVTGKLQEYDIETAIASIVEGNASLKIDTQHLKVNLRIGSLYQFIGELLIDPSNQAILRARVGRNVDGMDLNLYHQSLQLLRDFQAEQMNSTTS; this comes from the exons ATGGCAACATCTGCTGTAAGTTTTGGTGCGTTGGTGACTCTTGAGGAACTAGTTCCCTCCTCCTCACAATTCACGCAAGGAGCATCGCTTCGAGTTACTGGAAA GCTACAGGAGTATGACATAGAGACTGCAATTGCCTCAATTGTCGAAGGCAATGCTTCCTTAAAGATTGACACGCAACATTTGAAGGTCAATCTTCGCATAGGTTCCTTGTACCAGTTCATTGGAGAACTGCTTATTGACCCCAGCAATCAG GCAATTTTGAGGGCACGAGTGGGTAGGAATGTAGATGGCATGGATCTTAATCTCTATCATCAGTCTCTGCAGCTCTTGAGAGACTTTCAAGCTGAGCAGATGAATAGCACGACATCTTAG
- the LOC113738078 gene encoding CST complex subunit TEN1 isoform X2, with the protein MVVGFSDRPFIGSCHGVFAHLLQEYDIETAIASIVEGNASLKIDTQHLKVNLRIGSLYQFIGELLIDPSNQAILRARVGRNVDGMDLNLYHQSLQLLRDFQAEQMNSTTS; encoded by the exons ATGGTAGTGGGTTTTTCTGATAGGCCCTTCATCGGCTCATGTCATGGTGTCTTTGCACACTT GCTACAGGAGTATGACATAGAGACTGCAATTGCCTCAATTGTCGAAGGCAATGCTTCCTTAAAGATTGACACGCAACATTTGAAGGTCAATCTTCGCATAGGTTCCTTGTACCAGTTCATTGGAGAACTGCTTATTGACCCCAGCAATCAG GCAATTTTGAGGGCACGAGTGGGTAGGAATGTAGATGGCATGGATCTTAATCTCTATCATCAGTCTCTGCAGCTCTTGAGAGACTTTCAAGCTGAGCAGATGAATAGCACGACATCTTAG